The Candidatus Manganitrophaceae bacterium genome segment GATGCCTTTGCCGAGGCGATGAAGGCGATTCGGAAGGAAATCGATCAAGATCCTTCGCGGGTCACCGGGGCGCCCCATACCCGGCCGGTCGGGAGGATGGATGAGGTTCAAGCAGCAAAACGGTTGGATGTCCGGTATCAAAGTAAATAATCTGAGAAGAACCCAGGGAGAAACCAATGCCTTTGGAGCATGATGTTCTGATCGTCGGTGCGGGGCTCGCCGGGATGCGCGCCGCGATTGCGGTTCCGAAACATCTCAATGCCGGGGTCATCTCCAAGGTCCACCCGGTGCGAAGCCATTCGGTGGCAGCCGAGGGGGGGATCAACGCAGCGATTCGGCCGGAGGACTCCTGGGAACAACACATGTACGACTCGGTCAAAGGGAGCGACTGGCTCGGAGATCAAGATGCCATCGAGATCCTCTGCCGAGAAGCCCCCGGCGACATCATGGAGCTGGAGCGGATGGGGGCCCTCTTCTCGCGGGATGAGCAGGGACGGATCGCCCAGCGAAACTTCGGCGGATTGGGCTTCCCGCGCACCTGCTATGTCGCCGACCGGACCGGCCATGCGTTGGTCCACCTTCTTTATGAGCAGCTGGTGAAGCGGGCCGCACACGTCTATGAAGAGTGGTACGTCACCTCGCTCATTGTCGAGGAGGGGGTCTGCCGCGGGGTCATCGCGCTGAATATCTTCAACGGCGAGCTGACGGAGATCCGCGCCAAGGCGGTGGTGCTCGCCACCGGAGGATACGGCCGGGTCTACCTGATCTCGACCAACGGCTTGATCAACACGGGGGATGGTATGTCGCTCGCCTATCACGCCGGCGCCCCGCTGCAAGATATGGAATTCGTCCAATTTCACCCGACGACGCTGAAGGAGACCGGCATTCTGATCACCGAAGGGGCGCGCGGCGAGGGGGGGTTTCTTTTTAACGCCCGCGGCGAGCGGTTTATGGAAAAATATGCGCCGAAGATGATGGAGCTGGCGAGCCGCGATGTCGTCTCCCGGGCCGAATATCAGGAAATCCTGGAGGGCCGCGGCGTCGACGGCTGCGTCCTGCTCGATCTGCGGCATCTCGGCAAAGAAAAGATTATGGAGCGGCTCCCGCAGATCTGGGAGCTCTCGATCACCTATGCCGGGGTCGATCCAATCGAGGCCCCGATCCCGGTGACCCCCGGCGTTCACTACTCGATGGGGGGAATTTTAACGAATGTCCACGGCGAGACGCCGATTCCGGGGCTTTACGCCGCCGGGGAGTGCGCCTGCATTTCCGTGCACGGCGCCAACCGGCTCGGCGGAAATGCCTTAATGGAGACGATCGTTTACGGTCGCCGCACCGGCGCCCGCGCCGCCGAATATGCGGAGAAAACGCCGCTGGCGCCTTCTTCGGATCGGGCCCTTCAGAAGGAGCGGGAGCGGATCGGCGCCCTTCTCTCCCGAAAGGAGGGAGAGCGGGCGGGGTTGCTCCGCGAGGAGATCGGGAAGGTCATGGCCGATCATTTCGGCATTCTCAGAACCCGCGATCGGATGGAAGAGGGGAAGGAGAAACTGGCGGCGATCCGGCCGAGACTGGAGAAGATCGCCCTGCATGACCGTGGAAAGACCTTTAACTTGGAATTGATCGATGCGCTGCAGATTTTCTCGATTATGGATTCAGCGGAGACGATCGCGGCGGGAGCTCTCGTCCGGGAAGAATCACGCGGCGCCCATGCCCGGCCCGACTTCCCAAAACGGGATGACGTCCATTGGCTGAAACATACGCTCGCCTATCGCACCGACGCCGGACCCCGGCTCGATTACCGCCCGGTGACGATCACGCGCGTCCCGCTCGGGGAGCGCAAATACTAAGACAACATTCCTAATATTAGTTTGTCCCACCGGAGACGGTGTGAAGGATCACCCCGTTTGCCCCGACCGCCCACCCTTCTAAACCGTTCGGGGCGAAGTAAAGACCCGTTAGACTCTGGTTCGTCCCGACCGACGATTGCGGCGTCCAGTTCGACCCGCCATTGAGCGTCGAAACGACAACCCCCGCCGCGCCGACCGCCCAACCATGGGTGGCATCGGAGAAATGGACGGCAAAAAGGTTCGATCCGGTGGATGATGCCTGGGAAGCCCAGGTCGCGCCCCCGTCGGTCGTCCGATAAATTCTTCCCGAGCTTCCAACGGCCCAGCCAGTGGAGGCGCTGACGAAATGGACCGCATTCCAGGTATTGCTGGTAGGGTTTGTCTGCGTGCAGCTCCAGGTGACTCCCCCATCGATGGTGCGGGCGGTCCACCCGCTGGTCCCGACCATCCAACCTTTGCTGGCATCGAGGAAGTACACGCCATTCATGGTCACGGTGGCCGGAAGAGGGCTGTTAGGAGGAACACAGGTGGCGGTCGATTGCGCAGACCAGCTCGTTCCGTTGTAATAGTAAACTTGTTTTACCGTCCCGTTCGTGATCTTTCCCACGGCCCAGCCATTCGCAGCATCTGCAAAATAAACTCCCTTGAGATTTCCCGAACCGGCGAGGGTCGCCTGAAGTCCCCACGATCCGCTGCTGTAATGATAGATCTGCCTTGTATCGTTCACGGCCCAGGCGTTGGTTGCCGACACCACCGAGAGACCGGTAAAGTTCCCTGCAACGCCTGACTCCTTCACCCAGTCTGTCCCGCCAGTCGACGTGCTCAAAACGGTCCCGCCGGCGCCGACCGCCCAGCCATTGACTCCATCCAGCGCAAAACCGACCGACGTTAAATTGTTGATTGAAGGTCCCGAGACATTTCCCCAATCGCTCCCATTCGAGCTGGTGAAGGCCATTCCGAAGATTCCGACCGCAACCCCATTCCCACTATTAGAAGCAATTGCCTTAAATACTTTAGGAGAAGGGAGTGTCGCGTCGCCTACATTAAAGGATACTGGAGACCACGTGGATCCATCCCAACGCAGGATGGTCCCTGGTAATG includes the following:
- a CDS encoding FAD-binding protein codes for the protein MPLEHDVLIVGAGLAGMRAAIAVPKHLNAGVISKVHPVRSHSVAAEGGINAAIRPEDSWEQHMYDSVKGSDWLGDQDAIEILCREAPGDIMELERMGALFSRDEQGRIAQRNFGGLGFPRTCYVADRTGHALVHLLYEQLVKRAAHVYEEWYVTSLIVEEGVCRGVIALNIFNGELTEIRAKAVVLATGGYGRVYLISTNGLINTGDGMSLAYHAGAPLQDMEFVQFHPTTLKETGILITEGARGEGGFLFNARGERFMEKYAPKMMELASRDVVSRAEYQEILEGRGVDGCVLLDLRHLGKEKIMERLPQIWELSITYAGVDPIEAPIPVTPGVHYSMGGILTNVHGETPIPGLYAAGECACISVHGANRLGGNALMETIVYGRRTGARAAEYAEKTPLAPSSDRALQKERERIGALLSRKEGERAGLLREEIGKVMADHFGILRTRDRMEEGKEKLAAIRPRLEKIALHDRGKTFNLELIDALQIFSIMDSAETIAAGALVREESRGAHARPDFPKRDDVHWLKHTLAYRTDAGPRLDYRPVTITRVPLGERKY